The Sulfurihydrogenibium sp. DNA window AATTTCAATCTTATAAGTAGATGGAGAAAGGTTAAGACTTTTGTTGCTTATCTATATGCATATGCTATTGGTTATAGCTTTTTTAGAAAAAGTAAACTATGGAGGTAATTTCTCACCCGACGTATGAATACATTTTTAAAAGATAAATCATTTTCTTATGAATACATTCTTGGAATTCTAAACTCACGTTTAGCAGAATGGTTTTATTATTGGTTTGTTTATAACAGAGCCATTAGAACAATGCACTTTGACGAAGGATATTTAGGTAAACTTCCTATCAAAAAAATAAATTCTAAAAACCAACCCATAGCAGACCAAATAATCCAAAAAGTTGACCAAATCCTAACCCTTACCCAATCTAAAGATTATGACACAAACCAAGAAAAACAAAAGCACGTAAAAAGACTTGAGCATGAGATAGACCAGCTTGTATATCAGCTTTACAACCTAACAGAAGAAGAAATAAAGATAATTGAGGGAGACTCCAATGGATAAAAACGAAGTAAACACTGCTTTTGAAATATTACTTGAAGAGATTGAAGAAGTTTTTAATATGATAAGCAAGGAAGGAGAAGAGTCTTTTAAAAGCCGGGATTTTGATAAAGCAAAGACTCTTATTGAATATGGCGAACGACTAAAATATTTTAGAGAAAAAGTAAAAACGCTTCAGAAGGAATGGCAGACAATTTTCAGTGAAAGAATACCAACCCGTGGGCAGAAAAGACAGGCAAAAGGAAGACTTAAGAGAGGATTAAGGACTCCTGAGGAGAATTATGTAATGCCTATTTTAGAATCTGTCATTGAATTAGGCGGAAAGGCAGAGATGAAAGATGTCTTAAACCTTGTGCATGAAAAAATGAAAAATATCTTAAATAGTTATGATTATGAACCTCTTCCATCTAATCCGAAACAGAAACGATGGGAAAATACTGCCCAATGGGCAAGAAATACAATGGTCAATGAAGAGCTTCTTGTTAAAGATTCTCCACGGGGAATTTGGGAGATAACAGACAAAGGAAGAAAATTCTATGAAGAAAATAAACAATCTTGGCAGGCAGGTATAAACAATAAAGGATAAGAAATTAGTGGTTTTGTAAAATTTAAAAATGAGATCATTCGACCTCAGGATGACGACACTTTGCCTCCAACTTATGTAAGTGATTGTTCTAAAAATCAATATAGCCATTCTGCAGCAAACAAAGAATCTCATTTTTTCTCAATTTTTAATGTCCTTAAGATGACAAAATGATAACGCTGATTTTTGGAATAGATATGTTAGTTCAAGAAAAAAACAATACCCTTTAACACGCTCAAAAACCTACTTTTAAATATTTATCTAAAAAGTATATCCCTTTCATTGGTAAATATCGTTCAAAAATATGTGGTAAGTTTAAAGACTCGCTAATTATTTTTCCATGTCCGCCGGTTAGTATTATGTTAAATTTGCATTTATATTCATTTTCAATTTTACTAATGATACCTTCAACTAAAGATATGTATCCGTTATATATTCCAGATTGAATGCTTGAAATGGTATTTTTACCTACAATATTTAAAGGTTTTTCAATTTTTACTTTTGGAAGCTTGGCAGTTCTTGAAAACAAACAATTTACAGAAGATTCTAATCCAGGAAAAATAAGCCCACCATCATATTCAGAATCTTTATTAACCACATCAAAAGTTACTGCCGTGCCAAAATCGATTGCTATTAATGGCGGGTTTGTAATATTTATAGAAGCAAAAGCATTCAAAATCCTATCCGCTCCAACTTCTAACGGATTTTTATAATTGATTTTCAAAGGAACTTTTACATCCTTTCCTATTAATAATGGGTTTAAATTTAATAATTTTTTTAAAGCCTTAGTGATTTTTTCTTCAACCTGTGGAACTACAGAAGATATATAAATTTTATTAACATTTGTTTTATCTAAATTGTAAAAGTTTAAGAAAAAAGAAAAGTTAATTAACCAGTCATCAATGGTTTTTTCGTGGTCTGTTTTAAATTTTAATGTCTCAATTTTATCTATATCCTTTATATATCCAATCTCTGTGGTCGTATTACCAATATCAACTGCTAATATCAACTTTCCTCTCTACCTTTACTAAAGACTAAATTTTTATATCTAAAGAAATAATCAACAGTTGCTTTGTAAAGGCTTTGTGCAAATTTTTCTAAAAATCTATCATTTGCCAATAATCTTGCATCATTTTCATTTGTTATGAACGCTGTTTCTACCAAAACAGATGGGATTGATGGAGTTTTTAAAACTGCAAAGTTAGCCGATTCAATTCTTTTAAACTCAATATCCTTCAAACTTCTTTTTAAATAAATCTGAGCGAATTTTGCAAAATTTAATCCTTCTGTCATTGTGTGGCTTATAGCCATATCTGCCACTATTTTATTTACATTCGGATTAGCACTAACTTTTATAACATTTAACACTGTTTTGTTCTCTCTTTCCTCTACCATTTTAGCAAGTTTTGAAGTAGCACCTCTTAAATTCAATGTGTATATATAAGTTCCAGAGAGATTCGGATTTTCAGATGCATTCGTGTGAATGCTTATAAACAAATCTGCCTTTTTTTCTAAAGCGATCAACGTTCTATCATACAGCGGAATAAATACATCATCTTCTCTTGTTAGATATACTTTAAATCTTGGGTCTTTTTCTAAGAAAGATTTAAGTTTCAAAGCAACTTTTAGATTGATATCCTTCTCTCTTAGACCGTTAGCCGTTGCACCTGGGTCATGTCCACCGTGTCCCGGGTCTATAACTATTATTTTCTTTCTTCCTACAAAACTTTTTGGTACTTCTATTTCTATAGAATTCGAAGAAGAATCATTTATGGTTTGCATTTCTAAACTTTTTAGAATTTTATTTAAAATGTCATCTGAATCTTTTTTTGAAATCACTTTCTTAGATTCTTTATCTTCTTTAGCAGTATTATTATTTTCACTTACACTTTGTTTTTCTTTTTTGTCTAACACTTTCAAATCAATAACTAATCTATCTGGGTTAGAAAGACTAAACACCTTAGGGTCCATATTATCATTTATATCTAAATAGATTATGGTTTTTTTGGTGACTGTATCTTTCGATATTTCTATAGATTTAACAAATCTTGGGTCTAATTTTATAGCTGAACCTTTAAATTCACCGTCTATTTTGAAAATAAGAGTAGTAGACACTGGCAAATATTCATAATTTTTTACACCATCAAAAACAATCCTGTAGCCATAATCTTTTATTCCAGTTCTAACTTCAAATGCTTCTACATAAAAAATCCATATTAATATGCTTAAAAATATATATCTTAAAGTTCTCATGCCACATTCATCGGATTTTTGTATAAAAACTTAAACTAATGCAAGCAAAACCCGAGACCCAAAAACTGAGTCCCGGGAAGTGTTTACTGAGAAAGCTCTTTTCTTAATCTTTTAGCTACGTTTACCATATTTCTTAATGATGGTATTGTCTCTTCCCATCCTCTTGTTTTTAAACCACAGTCTGGATTTACCCAGATAAGGTCTTTTCTAATGTATTTTAATGACCTTCTTAAAATTTCTTCTATTTCTTCTTCTCTTGGAATTCTTGGAGAGTGTATATCGTAAACTCCTATACCAATTCCATGGTCGTAGTTAAATCTTTCAAATGCTTCTAAGATTTCTCCTTTACTTCTTGATGCTTCAATAGAAATAACATCAGCATCCATTTTGTAAATGTATTCAATGATTTCATTAAACTCTGAATAACACATATGGGTATGGATTTGAGTCTCATCTTTAACCGTATCATGGCTAAGCTTAAACGCTTTTACTGCCCAGTTTAAGTAGGCTTCTTGTTTAGATTTTTTAAGCGGTAATCCTTCTCTAAATGCCGGTTCGTCTATTTGAATGATTTTTATGCCGGCTTTTTCAAGGTCTAAAACTTCTTCTCTTAAAGCTATTGCTATTTGATAAGCTACTTCTTCTTTTGGAATGTCTTTTCTGTAGAAAGACCAGTTTAGGATTGTAACAGGTCCTGTGAGCATACCTTTTACCGGCCTATCAGTTAAGCTTTGTGCGTAAACAATTTCTTTTAACGTCATTGGATTTGGTCTTGAAACATCACCATAAATGATAGGTGGTCTTACGCATCTTGTACCATACGATTGAACCCAGCCGTTTTTAGTAAATGCAAAACCTTCCAACTTCTCGCCAAAGAATTCAACCATATCCGTTCTTTCAAACTCACCATGAACCAACACATCTAAGTCTAACTCTTCTTGAACTTTTATAACATACTCAATTTGTTTTTTGATAAAGTTTTCGTACTCTTCCTGGGAAATTCTTCCGGCTTTGTAGTCTGCTCTGTACTTCCTAACTTCTTGTGTTTGTGGAAAGCTTCCAATTGTTGTTGTTGGAAGTAATGGAAGTTTCAATAATTCCATTTGTTTTTTATATCTTTCTTCAAATGGAGTTTTTCTTCCAACTTCTGCGTTTCTTATTTGTGCGACTGTTTGTCTTACTGCTTCGTTATTGTATTTAGAGATGATAGATTTAATATCTGCTTCCGGTAAATCAACGCCGTTTGCAAAGTGGTCTTTCAATGATTTTAGCTCTGCCAATCTTTCGTCAGCAAAAGCAAGAATATTTATAAGGTCTTGTGATAAATGTCCTTTCTCCGGCTCTAAGCTAACTGGTAAATGGAATAATGGTGCTGCATTAGATAAGATAATGTTTTCTGGCTTTATGTAGTTTGATAATTCTTTAATTAAGTTTGCAGTTTCTTTTAAATTTGTTTTCCATGGGTCTCTTCCGGATACAACGCCAGCAACTAATATTTTATCTGCCGGAAATCCATATTTTCTAATGTTTTCTAAGTTTTCATTGTTTACTACAAAATCAAGACCAATTCCATGAACCGGTAAGTTTACAAGCTTATCATAGCTTGAAAGGCTTTCATAGTAAGTGTTAACAAATACTTTTAAATTTTTAATTCCGTCCATTACTTTCTCATATGCTTTTAATGCTAGCCCAACTTCTTCATCAGATAGATCTAAAACAAACGCCGGCTCGTCTAATTGAACGTATTCAACGCCTTCATTTTCAAGCTCTTTTAAAACTTGGTTGTATAAAGATGCGAAAAGGTCTAAGTATCCTGCAAATTTACTGCTTTCACTTGCTTTAACCATTTTCATTAAGATAGAACCTTCTTGTCTTTCATAGACTTTTGAAAGGTGAACAAAGGTAAATGGTCCTACTAAAACAGGCTTAGTTTTAATTCCAAGTGCTTCTTTTACGTATCTGTATGATTCAAGGGGTCTGTTTTTA harbors:
- a CDS encoding N-acetylmuramoyl-L-alanine amidase is translated as MRTLRYIFLSILIWIFYVEAFEVRTGIKDYGYRIVFDGVKNYEYLPVSTTLIFKIDGEFKGSAIKLDPRFVKSIEISKDTVTKKTIIYLDINDNMDPKVFSLSNPDRLVIDLKVLDKKEKQSVSENNNTAKEDKESKKVISKKDSDDILNKILKSLEMQTINDSSSNSIEIEVPKSFVGRKKIIVIDPGHGGHDPGATANGLREKDINLKVALKLKSFLEKDPRFKVYLTREDDVFIPLYDRTLIALEKKADLFISIHTNASENPNLSGTYIYTLNLRGATSKLAKMVEERENKTVLNVIKVSANPNVNKIVADMAISHTMTEGLNFAKFAQIYLKRSLKDIEFKRIESANFAVLKTPSIPSVLVETAFITNENDARLLANDRFLEKFAQSLYKATVDYFFRYKNLVFSKGREES
- a CDS encoding TaqI-like C-terminal specificity domain-containing protein; this encodes MNTFLKDKSFSYEYILGILNSRLAEWFYYWFVYNRAIRTMHFDEGYLGKLPIKKINSKNQPIADQIIQKVDQILTLTQSKDYDTNQEKQKHVKRLEHEIDQLVYQLYNLTEEEIKIIEGDSNG
- a CDS encoding winged helix-turn-helix domain-containing protein, with protein sequence MDKNEVNTAFEILLEEIEEVFNMISKEGEESFKSRDFDKAKTLIEYGERLKYFREKVKTLQKEWQTIFSERIPTRGQKRQAKGRLKRGLRTPEENYVMPILESVIELGGKAEMKDVLNLVHEKMKNILNSYDYEPLPSNPKQKRWENTAQWARNTMVNEELLVKDSPRGIWEITDKGRKFYEENKQSWQAGINNKG
- a CDS encoding type III pantothenate kinase, producing the protein MILAVDIGNTTTEIGYIKDIDKIETLKFKTDHEKTIDDWLINFSFFLNFYNLDKTNVNKIYISSVVPQVEEKITKALKKLLNLNPLLIGKDVKVPLKINYKNPLEVGADRILNAFASINITNPPLIAIDFGTAVTFDVVNKDSEYDGGLIFPGLESSVNCLFSRTAKLPKVKIEKPLNIVGKNTISSIQSGIYNGYISLVEGIISKIENEYKCKFNIILTGGHGKIISESLNLPHIFERYLPMKGIYFLDKYLKVGF
- the metE gene encoding 5-methyltetrahydropteroyltriglutamate--homocysteine S-methyltransferase, coding for MKTTIHGYPKIGPNRELKKVVEAYWKGQISKDELISKASEINLGRVKKAIDSGVDIIPSNDFSLYDFVLDTATMFNVIPERFKYIEDSLDRYFAMARGTDKAIACEMTKWFDTNYHYIVPELAGDIKLVKNRPLESYRYVKEALGIKTKPVLVGPFTFVHLSKVYERQEGSILMKMVKASESSKFAGYLDLFASLYNQVLKELENEGVEYVQLDEPAFVLDLSDEEVGLALKAYEKVMDGIKNLKVFVNTYYESLSSYDKLVNLPVHGIGLDFVVNNENLENIRKYGFPADKILVAGVVSGRDPWKTNLKETANLIKELSNYIKPENIILSNAAPLFHLPVSLEPEKGHLSQDLINILAFADERLAELKSLKDHFANGVDLPEADIKSIISKYNNEAVRQTVAQIRNAEVGRKTPFEERYKKQMELLKLPLLPTTTIGSFPQTQEVRKYRADYKAGRISQEEYENFIKKQIEYVIKVQEELDLDVLVHGEFERTDMVEFFGEKLEGFAFTKNGWVQSYGTRCVRPPIIYGDVSRPNPMTLKEIVYAQSLTDRPVKGMLTGPVTILNWSFYRKDIPKEEVAYQIAIALREEVLDLEKAGIKIIQIDEPAFREGLPLKKSKQEAYLNWAVKAFKLSHDTVKDETQIHTHMCYSEFNEIIEYIYKMDADVISIEASRSKGEILEAFERFNYDHGIGIGVYDIHSPRIPREEEIEEILRRSLKYIRKDLIWVNPDCGLKTRGWEETIPSLRNMVNVAKRLRKELSQ